A region of Malaciobacter marinus DNA encodes the following proteins:
- the nrfD gene encoding NrfD/PsrC family molybdoenzyme membrane anchor subunit translates to MDTLITTLSAVTPDRVWGIDVPNYFWFTGSSAAAFIISSFAHVFGMEKYKPIAGFSLLMALVLLIAAPMNLIDDLTQPGRVMNFFLNGWENFPTSPMKWGVLLLIAYPILIFFEALVLYRPFFVKRMHNSSGIKKRFYLILTLGRKQINEEESKKDHHLGFILGAVGIPLALCVHGYTGYILGAVHANSLWSTPLMPILFLASAMVSGTGLLLVLIPIFQKFFTEQKRVDGSIIAELAKLLAWFIVIDLVIRALWLSFAIAFGNDPKNYLVEFFTIHFEMTLYVEYILCLLIPMIIGFTKLRNNFPLVFITGIVVAIGVWLFRWNTVIGGQTIPRSTPGFLEYTPHLLGQGSITAVLANWMLFIALVCLVTAFFPWDEEMSEHYKNKGLENE, encoded by the coding sequence ATGGATACACTAATTACTACATTATCAGCGGTAACTCCTGATAGAGTTTGGGGTATAGATGTACCAAACTATTTTTGGTTTACAGGAAGTTCTGCGGCTGCTTTTATTATTTCAAGTTTTGCTCATGTGTTTGGTATGGAAAAATATAAACCAATTGCTGGGTTTTCACTTTTAATGGCATTAGTTTTATTAATTGCAGCACCAATGAATTTAATAGATGATTTAACTCAACCAGGAAGAGTAATGAATTTCTTTTTAAATGGCTGGGAAAACTTTCCAACTTCACCTATGAAATGGGGTGTATTGCTACTAATAGCCTATCCCATATTGATATTTTTTGAAGCATTAGTATTGTATAGACCATTTTTTGTAAAAAGGATGCATAATAGTAGTGGAATAAAGAAAAGATTCTACTTAATATTAACTTTAGGAAGAAAACAAATAAATGAAGAAGAAAGTAAAAAAGATCATCATTTAGGATTTATTTTAGGAGCAGTAGGGATACCTCTTGCACTTTGTGTTCATGGATATACTGGATATATTTTAGGTGCAGTTCATGCAAACTCTTTATGGAGTACACCACTTATGCCTATACTTTTTTTAGCTTCTGCTATGGTTTCAGGTACGGGTTTATTACTTGTGTTAATTCCTATTTTTCAAAAGTTTTTTACAGAACAAAAAAGAGTTGATGGTTCAATTATTGCAGAACTTGCAAAACTCCTAGCTTGGTTTATTGTAATTGATTTAGTAATTAGAGCATTATGGTTAAGCTTTGCAATAGCCTTTGGAAACGACCCTAAAAATTACTTAGTAGAGTTTTTTACAATACACTTTGAGATGACATTGTATGTTGAATATATATTATGCTTATTAATTCCTATGATTATTGGCTTTACTAAACTTAGAAATAATTTTCCTCTTGTATTTATTACAGGTATTGTTGTTGCAATTGGAGTTTGGTTATTTAGATGGAATACAGTAATTGGTGGACAAACGATTCCAAGAAGTACTCCTGGTTTTTTAGAATATACACCACATTTATTAGGACAGGGAAGTATAACAGCTGTTTTAGCTAATTGGATGTTATTTATTGCACTTGTATGTTTAGTGACTGCATTTTTTCCTTGGGATGAAGAGATGAGTGAACACTACAAAAATAAAGGATTAGAAAATGAATAA
- the dsrO gene encoding sulfate reduction electron transfer complex DsrMKJOP subunit DsrO encodes MDKSKREFIKGGFATLVAAGTSANAFTLQNPGRDAKDSRYIGNKLKQYSMIIDLRQCIGCQACTSACMVENSVPNGQNRTFVTEMEIGEFPNVRKSFLPQLCNHCDDPACVPVCPTGATFKREDGIVVVDSEVCWGCGYCENACPYDKRFMNKETKVIDKCTFCAHRVDEGLLPACVETCVGGARIFGDLKDKNSEISKLLANFPTTVLKNEQGTKPQVFYIGLDGRVENLLNATVSLDDMMREVIGLKPKEWATQRGDK; translated from the coding sequence ATGGACAAATCCAAAAGAGAATTTATAAAAGGTGGGTTTGCAACACTTGTTGCAGCAGGTACATCTGCAAATGCCTTTACTTTACAAAATCCCGGTCGAGATGCGAAAGATTCAAGATATATTGGAAATAAATTAAAACAATATTCAATGATTATTGATTTAAGACAATGTATTGGTTGTCAAGCTTGTACTTCTGCTTGTATGGTAGAAAATAGTGTACCAAATGGACAAAATAGAACGTTTGTTACAGAAATGGAAATTGGAGAATTTCCAAATGTAAGAAAAAGTTTTTTACCACAGTTATGTAACCATTGTGATGATCCCGCTTGTGTTCCTGTATGTCCAACAGGAGCTACTTTTAAAAGGGAAGACGGAATTGTTGTAGTAGATAGTGAAGTGTGTTGGGGATGTGGATATTGTGAAAATGCCTGCCCCTATGATAAAAGATTTATGAATAAAGAGACAAAAGTTATTGATAAGTGTACTTTTTGTGCCCATAGAGTTGACGAAGGTCTTTTACCTGCATGTGTTGAAACATGTGTTGGTGGAGCAAGGATTTTTGGTGATTTAAAAGATAAAAATTCAGAAATATCAAAATTATTAGCAAATTTTCCTACAACTGTACTTAAAAATGAACAAGGAACAAAACCACAAGTTTTTTATATAGGTTTAGATGGAAGAGTTGAGAATTTATTGAATGCAACAGTAAGTTTAGACGATATGATGAGAGAAGTTATTGGTTTAAAACCAAAAGAGTGGGCAACACAAAGAGGAGATAAATAA
- a CDS encoding sensor histidine kinase, with product MKFDINSLHDNTSTKTKTIVLVLGMFFILSLFFIYLQYSTTKEFINESQHEYEKKLNSIYKESIYRIKKFYKNRGLANLNSFEIEKSLELNNKKRLFELSKKRWEILSNENNYLKTMAFYDHNKKLITYLGKKPSLNIQINKDLNFIINNKKDLNFKVSIESINKKGYLVFFIDPLFFLSEIYHLANIESYILFDNQLLFLEKFKNSSLKNHLNRNKKSLKTNFELDNKLYSTHRISLLKDNHNKKIEIIFFQDITSGQERLSFTVLKAFFLLSILGTISLIVLHYGFKVLIDRLELSNSNLEKSQEELSLLNKNLEKKVEQEVALKIKKENEAKEKERILVHQSKLASMGEMIGSIAHQWRQPLTQLSSLLVLVELKYERGKLTLKELRESIHQSQEQIEFMSKTIDDFRNFFKPNKQKDFFSPYKSVQSALSLISSSFENYNIKVNLKFEDEVLINGYESEFSQVILNILSNSKDAFIEKQIANPIITVTISKEDKNSKIVLCDNAGGINLTPIEKVFEPYVTTKHASSGTGIGLYMSKNIIEKSMNGSLSVSNNKNGVCFEIIL from the coding sequence TTGAAATTTGATATTAATTCACTTCATGATAATACATCAACTAAAACAAAAACTATTGTTTTAGTACTTGGAATGTTTTTTATTTTATCTTTATTCTTTATATATTTACAATACTCAACAACTAAAGAGTTTATAAATGAGAGTCAACATGAGTATGAAAAAAAGTTAAATTCAATTTACAAGGAGTCTATTTATAGAATAAAAAAATTTTATAAGAATAGAGGATTAGCTAATTTAAACTCTTTTGAAATAGAAAAATCTTTAGAATTAAATAATAAGAAAAGACTTTTTGAACTATCAAAAAAACGATGGGAAATATTAAGTAATGAAAATAACTATTTAAAAACAATGGCTTTTTATGATCACAATAAAAAACTAATCACATATTTAGGAAAAAAACCATCTTTAAATATACAAATAAATAAGGATTTAAATTTTATCATAAACAATAAAAAAGATTTAAATTTTAAAGTAAGTATAGAATCAATAAATAAAAAAGGCTATTTAGTATTTTTTATTGACCCACTATTTTTTCTATCTGAAATATATCATTTAGCAAATATTGAATCTTATATTCTTTTTGATAATCAATTACTTTTTCTAGAAAAATTTAAAAATTCAAGTTTAAAAAATCATTTAAATAGAAATAAAAAGAGTTTAAAGACTAATTTTGAATTGGATAATAAGCTTTATTCAACACATAGAATATCATTATTAAAAGATAATCATAATAAAAAAATTGAAATTATATTTTTTCAAGATATAACTTCAGGGCAAGAAAGGCTTTCATTTACTGTTTTAAAAGCTTTTTTCTTACTTAGTATTTTGGGAACTATCTCTTTAATTGTTTTACATTATGGGTTTAAAGTTTTAATTGATAGATTAGAACTTAGTAATAGTAATTTAGAAAAGAGTCAAGAAGAGTTATCCTTATTAAATAAAAATTTAGAAAAAAAAGTAGAGCAAGAAGTAGCTTTAAAAATTAAAAAAGAAAATGAAGCAAAGGAAAAAGAAAGAATATTAGTTCATCAAAGTAAACTTGCTTCAATGGGAGAGATGATAGGTAGTATTGCACATCAATGGAGACAACCTTTAACTCAATTAAGTAGTCTCCTTGTTTTAGTTGAGCTAAAGTATGAAAGAGGAAAGTTAACATTAAAAGAATTAAGAGAATCAATACACCAATCCCAAGAACAAATAGAATTTATGTCTAAAACAATAGATGATTTTAGGAATTTCTTTAAACCAAATAAACAAAAAGATTTTTTTAGTCCTTATAAAAGTGTTCAAAGTGCTTTATCTTTAATCAGTTCAAGTTTTGAAAACTATAATATAAAAGTCAATCTAAAATTTGAAGATGAAGTTTTAATCAATGGTTATGAAAGTGAGTTTTCTCAAGTTATATTAAATATATTAAGTAATTCAAAAGATGCTTTTATTGAAAAACAGATAGCCAATCCCATAATTACAGTTACTATCTCTAAAGAAGATAAAAACTCAAAGATAGTTCTTTGTGATAATGCAGGAGGTATAAATTTAACTCCTATTGAAAAGGTTTTTGAACCCTATGTTACTACAAAACATGCAAGTAGTGGAACAGGAATAGGTTTATATATGAGTAAAAATATTATAGAAAAAAGTATGAATGGTTCTTTAAGTGTTTCAAATAATAAAAATGGCGTTTGTTTTGAAATAATCTTATAA
- a CDS encoding response regulator transcription factor has product MQKEEYLLNLLSNKKVLYAEDEEGIQKNVIQILELFFSEVISVNDGQEALDYYYYNKPDVVILDICMPKLDGIDVVTKIREDNKKVPVIILSAHTEQEYLWRAIEQKICKFLIKPFSKKTIIEGLLSAALEINNYKAKIKIDNGVYDPFLKTFEVSGKIKTLSKNETKMLEYLISKVNEVVTYEEIFDYLWSEGSIPTKDAIKAIIKELRKIIGKDSIKNIFGVGYKLEI; this is encoded by the coding sequence ATGCAAAAAGAAGAATATCTTTTAAATTTATTATCTAACAAAAAAGTTTTATATGCAGAAGATGAAGAGGGAATACAAAAAAATGTAATACAAATATTAGAACTATTTTTTAGTGAAGTAATTAGTGTAAATGATGGACAAGAAGCTTTAGATTACTATTACTATAATAAACCAGATGTTGTTATTTTAGATATTTGTATGCCAAAATTGGATGGAATTGATGTTGTGACAAAAATTAGAGAAGATAATAAAAAGGTTCCTGTGATTATTTTAAGTGCACATACTGAGCAAGAGTACTTGTGGCGTGCTATTGAACAAAAAATTTGTAAATTTTTAATCAAACCATTTTCAAAAAAAACAATTATTGAGGGTTTGTTAAGTGCAGCATTAGAAATAAATAATTACAAAGCAAAAATTAAAATTGATAATGGAGTTTATGATCCTTTTTTAAAAACATTTGAAGTATCTGGAAAAATAAAAACACTATCAAAAAATGAGACTAAAATGTTAGAGTATTTAATAAGTAAAGTAAATGAAGTTGTTACATATGAAGAGATTTTTGATTATTTATGGAGTGAAGGAAGTATTCCAACAAAGGATGCAATAAAAGCAATAATAAAAGAGTTAAGAAAAATAATTGGAAAAGATAGCATAAAAAATATTTTTGGGGTAGGGTATAAACTTGAAATTTGA
- a CDS encoding flavodoxin, which yields MTCAIFYASKSGYAKEVANKISFALDEIRVFDIGVTGSEYISDYKHIIFGIPTWDHGQMQKDWQKIWDDFKHIDFKGKTVAIFGLGDQKKYPDEFADAMRYVYDDLTKSGATIVGFTSTQGYQFNQSKAVVDDKFVGLVIDEQNQPELTNIRIKNWTDEIKADILHATS from the coding sequence ATGACATGTGCAATATTCTATGCAAGTAAAAGTGGATACGCAAAAGAGGTGGCAAATAAAATATCTTTTGCTTTAGATGAAATAAGAGTTTTTGATATAGGTGTTACAGGAAGTGAGTATATTTCTGATTATAAGCACATAATTTTTGGAATACCAACTTGGGATCATGGTCAAATGCAAAAAGATTGGCAAAAAATATGGGATGATTTTAAACATATAGATTTTAAAGGAAAAACTGTTGCAATTTTTGGTTTAGGAGATCAAAAAAAATATCCTGATGAATTTGCTGATGCAATGAGATATGTTTATGATGATTTGACTAAAAGTGGTGCAACTATTGTTGGCTTTACATCAACGCAAGGATATCAATTTAATCAATCAAAAGCAGTAGTCGATGATAAATTTGTAGGTTTAGTTATTGATGAACAAAATCAACCAGAATTAACAAATATAAGAATAAAAAATTGGACAGATGAGATAAAAGCAGATATTTTGCATGCTACATCTTAA
- a CDS encoding flavodoxin, with product MATAIFYASSTGNTEEIASKIIDKLGLEDSYNITDNQEDVKKIADYDKVVIATSTWGDGDLQDDWDEAWDEFQKIDFSNKTVALVALGDQEGYDDTFVNSLGTMYEQVSKQGANVIGFTSTNGYEFEESTAVQDDKFVGLVIDEDNQDDLTDERIDNWSEQIKADIL from the coding sequence ATGGCAACTGCAATATTTTATGCAAGTAGCACAGGAAATACAGAAGAAATCGCAAGTAAGATTATTGATAAATTAGGCTTAGAGGATTCATATAACATAACAGATAATCAAGAAGATGTAAAAAAAATCGCTGATTATGATAAAGTAGTAATTGCTACTTCAACTTGGGGTGATGGTGATTTACAAGATGATTGGGATGAAGCATGGGATGAGTTTCAAAAAATTGACTTTTCAAATAAAACTGTAGCTTTAGTAGCATTAGGTGATCAAGAAGGTTATGATGATACTTTCGTAAATTCACTTGGGACAATGTATGAACAAGTTTCAAAACAAGGTGCAAATGTTATTGGGTTTACATCAACAAATGGATATGAATTTGAGGAATCAACTGCTGTACAAGATGATAAATTTGTAGGTTTAGTTATTGATGAAGATAATCAAGATGATTTAACTGATGAAAGAATTGATAATTGGAGCGAACAAATTAAAGCAGACATACTTTAA
- a CDS encoding Fur family transcriptional regulator encodes MTNNNNEEVIEELKRIVKQKGLKYTEQREIVLDILINAEDHLSAEDVYNQIKTKYSDSNIGIATVYRALGFLEEVNLITSIAFGTEGKKYESNAKSHHDHLICTSCGKIVEFLDDEIEKRQDRIAKKNKFKITSHSMQLYGTCKDCQEEK; translated from the coding sequence ATGACAAACAATAATAATGAAGAAGTAATAGAAGAGCTTAAAAGAATAGTAAAACAAAAAGGTTTGAAATATACTGAACAAAGAGAGATTGTTTTAGATATTCTTATTAATGCAGAAGACCATTTAAGTGCTGAAGATGTTTATAATCAAATCAAAACTAAATATTCAGATTCAAATATTGGTATCGCTACAGTATATAGAGCTTTGGGATTTTTAGAAGAAGTGAATCTAATAACATCTATTGCTTTTGGAACAGAAGGTAAAAAATACGAAAGTAACGCAAAATCTCACCATGACCATTTGATTTGTACTTCATGTGGCAAAATTGTAGAGTTTTTAGATGATGAAATAGAAAAAAGACAAGATAGAATTGCAAAGAAAAATAAATTTAAAATTACAAGCCACTCAATGCAACTATATGGAACTTGTAAAGATTGTCAAGAAGAAAAATAA
- a CDS encoding heavy metal translocating P-type ATPase: MSNNSFVKVHETPTRLRYKYSLLKEEYIDENILTSYLKNIDGVESVRVNKKATSVIFSISKSVANVIEKTLQELTLDDLLSTNCENNAVCVNCISDEKPSLNGVLRASSALVAERFIKSNFTKATVTTAAATPMLIEGTKEFFELGLTSKVLESAAVGISVFRRDYLAANSTNAMLELGEYIEETTVHKSDDLLKELAKPNVKEAWIEKVKDGKKVEVLVKTEDIQIGDIVIVSAGSTVPVDGHIVNGDASVNQVSMTGEAEPVKKARGDRVISGTVLEEGRLKIWAEHVGANTATQRIKHYIESSLNEKSSIQLKATRLADKLVPVTLGLAGLSYVVTKDFERVASILQADYSCALKLATPVAFKSTISKAGHEGIMIKGAKSIEALSNVDTFIFDKTGTLTQGDLEVIEVDPYDEEWTEEELLNLTASTEEHYFHPVAEAVVKAAKQRGFVHMHHEEVEFIVAHGVKTEVDEKNVVIGSRHFLEDDEKIDFSKYQDRINKSLDEGKTLLYVGFDNKLLGTIALSDKIRDNSKQSIEKLRKLGVKHMVMLTGDVDKKAQQVAKELGIDEVYSELLPTDKASIVKKMKEQGRNVAFVGDGINDAPALISANVGISMSKGADIAKATADVSLLKDDIDAVVEAKELANKTMSLINTNFKATVGINSGILAGATIGAFSPIVTAVLHNGTTIGLLLNSIRGVKVKR; this comes from the coding sequence ATGAGTAATAATAGTTTTGTAAAAGTACATGAAACACCAACTAGATTAAGATATAAATACTCTTTATTAAAAGAAGAGTATATTGATGAGAATATCTTAACTTCATATTTAAAAAATATTGATGGAGTTGAAAGTGTTCGTGTAAATAAAAAGGCTACAAGTGTAATTTTTAGTATAAGTAAAAGTGTTGCTAATGTTATAGAAAAAACATTGCAAGAACTTACACTGGATGATTTACTATCAACTAATTGTGAAAACAATGCAGTTTGTGTAAATTGTATTAGTGATGAAAAACCAAGCTTAAATGGTGTATTAAGAGCTAGTTCTGCCTTAGTTGCAGAAAGATTTATTAAAAGCAATTTTACTAAAGCAACTGTTACTACTGCTGCTGCTACACCTATGCTTATTGAGGGAACAAAAGAGTTTTTTGAACTTGGATTAACTTCAAAAGTATTAGAAAGTGCTGCTGTTGGTATTTCTGTATTTAGAAGAGATTATTTAGCTGCTAATTCAACAAATGCAATGTTAGAGCTTGGTGAATATATAGAAGAAACAACAGTTCATAAAAGTGATGATTTATTAAAAGAGCTTGCAAAGCCAAATGTAAAAGAAGCTTGGATTGAAAAAGTTAAAGATGGTAAAAAAGTTGAAGTATTAGTTAAAACAGAAGATATACAAATTGGCGATATAGTTATTGTTTCAGCAGGAAGTACGGTACCTGTTGATGGACATATTGTTAATGGTGATGCAAGTGTAAACCAAGTTTCTATGACAGGTGAAGCTGAGCCTGTGAAAAAAGCAAGAGGTGATAGAGTTATATCTGGAACAGTTTTAGAAGAGGGTAGACTTAAAATATGGGCTGAGCATGTTGGAGCTAATACAGCAACACAAAGAATAAAACACTATATTGAAAGTTCATTAAATGAAAAGTCATCAATTCAACTAAAAGCTACAAGATTAGCAGATAAATTAGTTCCTGTTACTTTAGGATTAGCTGGTTTATCATATGTAGTTACTAAAGATTTTGAAAGAGTAGCTTCAATTTTACAAGCTGATTACTCTTGTGCTTTAAAACTTGCTACTCCGGTTGCTTTTAAATCAACTATTTCTAAAGCTGGGCATGAAGGAATTATGATTAAAGGTGCTAAATCTATTGAAGCCTTATCAAATGTTGATACTTTTATTTTTGATAAAACAGGAACTTTAACTCAAGGCGATTTAGAAGTAATAGAAGTTGATCCTTATGATGAAGAGTGGACAGAAGAAGAGTTACTTAATCTTACTGCAAGTACGGAAGAACACTATTTTCATCCAGTTGCAGAAGCAGTTGTAAAAGCAGCTAAACAAAGAGGGTTTGTTCATATGCACCATGAAGAAGTTGAGTTTATAGTTGCCCATGGAGTAAAAACAGAAGTTGATGAGAAAAATGTTGTTATTGGTAGTAGACATTTTTTAGAAGATGATGAAAAAATAGATTTTTCTAAATATCAAGATAGAATAAACAAAAGTTTAGATGAAGGAAAAACTTTACTTTATGTTGGTTTTGATAATAAACTTTTAGGAACAATTGCTTTAAGTGATAAAATAAGAGATAACTCAAAACAATCAATTGAAAAGTTGAGAAAATTGGGCGTAAAGCATATGGTAATGTTAACAGGTGATGTTGATAAAAAAGCACAACAAGTTGCAAAAGAATTAGGCATTGATGAGGTTTATTCAGAACTTTTACCAACTGATAAAGCTTCAATTGTTAAGAAGATGAAAGAGCAAGGAAGAAATGTTGCTTTTGTAGGTGATGGTATAAATGATGCACCTGCATTAATCTCTGCAAATGTAGGTATTTCTATGAGTAAAGGTGCAGATATTGCAAAAGCGACTGCTGATGTTAGCTTATTAAAAGATGATATTGATGCAGTAGTTGAAGCAAAAGAGTTGGCAAATAAAACTATGAGTTTAATTAATACCAATTTTAAAGCAACAGTTGGAATAAACTCAGGAATTTTAGCAGGAGCAACTATTGGTGCATTTTCTCCTATAGTTACAGCAGTATTACATAATGGTACTACAATAGGTTTACTTTTAAATTCAATACGTGGGGTAAAAGTAAAAAGGTAA
- a CDS encoding YtxH domain-containing protein — translation MNNMNNQMNNQNMYDMNIENSRTNQQGVNLNQNPYINPNIPVQNQGINTGFNSGDFVKGALIGAAVTYLLTNKDAQENIMKAVSKGSELFQAGMEEMKERMEDAKAAMETNQE, via the coding sequence ATGAATAATATGAATAATCAAATGAACAATCAAAATATGTATGATATGAATATTGAAAATAGTAGAACAAACCAACAAGGAGTAAACCTAAATCAAAATCCATACATAAATCCTAATATTCCAGTACAAAACCAAGGAATTAATACAGGATTTAATAGCGGTGATTTTGTAAAAGGTGCATTAATTGGTGCAGCTGTAACTTATCTTCTAACAAATAAAGATGCACAAGAAAATATAATGAAAGCAGTATCAAAAGGAAGTGAACTTTTTCAAGCTGGAATGGAAGAGATGAAAGAGAGAATGGAAGATGCTAAAGCTGCTATGGAAACAAATCAAGAATAA
- a CDS encoding ferritin-like domain-containing protein, with translation MVNYDEDILISQKVDVNSEQSIEAQVLRIAVYDEFKAYETYSKIIEKFGAIHPFVNIKEAEAVHYSALMPLLQKYNVEVPVNDWALKVQVPKTYIECCELGVASEINNVAMYDHLILHTTQSDIKDTLYKLQAASYNNHLPAFRKCVLNHYNGINQSSSLNSVEDMMSKASEYQMLLEDIASGNMDQNKLTELFSKLNISMVSGAGLGAALVAFINNYQENKE, from the coding sequence GTGGTAAATTATGATGAGGATATTTTAATATCCCAAAAAGTTGATGTAAATAGTGAACAATCTATTGAAGCACAAGTTTTAAGAATTGCTGTATATGATGAGTTTAAAGCATATGAAACGTATAGTAAAATTATTGAAAAATTTGGTGCAATACACCCTTTTGTAAATATAAAAGAAGCAGAAGCAGTTCACTATAGTGCATTGATGCCTCTTTTACAAAAATATAATGTAGAAGTACCAGTTAATGACTGGGCATTAAAAGTGCAAGTTCCAAAAACTTATATTGAGTGTTGTGAGTTAGGAGTTGCAAGTGAAATAAATAATGTTGCAATGTATGATCATTTAATTTTACATACAACACAAAGTGATATAAAAGATACACTTTATAAACTACAAGCAGCATCATATAACAATCATCTTCCTGCTTTTAGAAAATGTGTTTTAAATCACTACAATGGCATAAATCAAAGTAGTAGTTTAAATAGTGTGGAAGATATGATGTCAAAAGCAAGTGAATATCAAATGCTTTTAGAAGATATAGCTTCTGGTAATATGGATCAAAACAAACTAACTGAATTATTTTCTAAATTAAATATTTCAATGGTAAGTGGAGCAGGTTTAGGAGCAGCATTAGTTGCATTTATAAATAATTATCAAGAAAACAAGGAGTAA
- a CDS encoding HMA2 domain-containing protein: protein MIKTEDIIKIASYFTIVAHSPGRLRVRVNPKIKNENSNISIEDIEQIPNKIKGIKNIKVNKVIASVTITYDANIFKPEVWEDLINKRNLDEITKIINNLAKEVM, encoded by the coding sequence TTGATAAAAACTGAAGATATTATAAAAATAGCAAGTTATTTTACTATTGTTGCTCACTCTCCTGGAAGATTAAGAGTAAGAGTAAACCCAAAAATCAAAAATGAAAATAGTAACATATCAATAGAAGATATTGAGCAAATTCCAAATAAGATTAAAGGAATTAAAAATATAAAAGTAAATAAAGTTATTGCTTCTGTTACAATCACATATGATGCAAATATTTTTAAACCTGAGGTTTGGGAAGACTTGATAAATAAAAGAAATTTAGATGAAATTACAAAAATAATAAACAATCTTGCAAAGGAGGTGATGTAG